The DNA segment cgcaattcggaccgtatctaacacagctttttttttacaaaaaaaaagttgtcgattgaagtgtcagttgatgttcgttatttacatattattttactgaaatttattattacgttttgtttttgattgcggtaattaaactgaattgtttgtatatcttaagaaaacatgagtgcaggtattaagtgatgaagaaggattacatttttcaagttgtctaataggtatgttctcactgctcgggtgaaaaattttgtgtactacacgagatcaaagttatttacatctcgtgcgcttttgagtcctttactacgctcaagattctaaattagatagtatagaatctttcgcttgcacgggactcacaataagcactcgaagaaatatcaaactttgatctcttgttgtacaaataactatttgcaATGTTAAGTTAAGCCGTTTCTCTTTACAAGCACACCATATCGAAGATCCAcgatatatatatgtaggtacctacatgtaaggAACGGTGTTTCTTTGCGTGGAATTAGAAAACCACATCATCTCGGTTGGGGCTAATTCTGGCTAATTACGCGGACGCATGATCTTTATAACCACAACCTTGATTCAGCATGTGCAATGCAACTACCCGGAACATACGCTAATTATTATCATAAaaagtacatatacatattttatattttttagtttttatagagCAATTAGTCGCTTGACTACAGAGTCACAGACATTATAAtggtttatttaggtacttatttcatcGTACTTTAGACAGATGAGGTGATAACAGGTCTATGccacaaaaaaacaaattaaaactattaaaagggCTATGTTAGTAGGTACAACATACCTAGCAATAGTAGAAGTAGGTTAGATGCCTATATACCTACTTGTGAGCTTATACTTAGGTAATTTTTTCACACACATGAtttcttttgaaaaaaaaaaattcttaagGATTTGAGGAGTGTTTAATTCGAATACCTaagtaatttaatataaaaaaaaacatgaataaaTAAAGCAATTGATATTATAATAGCGTTGTTTGGTTTAAAAATAGaaccataaaaaaaatgatgCAGAATACGTGACCACGACACATAAATGTGTCTAGGACGTCTAGGTATAGTAATTTTCCTACAAAGTATTAGGGTACACTGtaaaaactaatattttttattaccagtgggtagaaacataaataatatatgtttggTAAACATTACTTGTCATATCTGTGTCGTGCGTTCGATTACTAAATTTACTaatgttataataacttttaataGGATATGTAAACAATTACCTAACTTAAAAATAGACGTGTCGCGACAGTCCGGTAGATAGCATTATTATCCGACGTGATAAACCTAAAATTATAcatcaataaataatatataacctCAATTAATCATAAAGGTACCTGTAATAAAATTTACATCTTGCTTTCGTTACAGTGGTGTGTGCATATAGGTGCCAGTAAACAAACAAATACTAAGTAGTCGGAAGTAAAGTTGAAGTTATCATGAAATATAAATGTAAACTTCCAACTCGAATACAACTCTAAGTTTTCTTTTTTGCTACAGGCAAAGGCACACACATCTAACAAAACTTGTGTAAAaacaaagtttattaaaacagtgATTTCAAAATGAAACTATTCTAATCTAAACTTTGTGCAATAAACTGAAGTACGATGTGCGAAATGAAGAAGTCTAGTATGGAGAAGGTGGAGACGGGAGACAAGGAAGTGTCGCCGAAGTCGGGGGAGACGTGGAGGATTGTGAAGAATGTTGTTATCATCAGCGTGGCGTTCATGCTGCATTTCACGGCTTACAGTGTAAGTATCACAACATTCGTACACTACTTACTCGTATGCTTATAAATAATTAGAACGGCCGTCATGGTTCTCTAAATGCAATATTCGAACTTCCAACTTCGATACTAATtagataaataagtatttaagtgACTGAATCATCAAATTATAACTCTTATTTGATCGGTTACAAAAACAAACGCCGCTGTATCTTCTGTTCCTGAAAGTTAAGGACACTGGAGCCTAGAGTtggaccacgctaagttttcatgTCGAGTGCTACGTGAAGTACCTATGCTGTATGTGTGGCTTATAGGGATATGTCTGCGTTCTTACTGctaagtttgtgcaaagttagcgtggttAGTCTAATTTGTTTGTCACTCATATCAACCTTTAGGTTTGCCACCCCGATATATTGTTCTGACTTGAATCGAAATCTTTGTGAATTCTTTCACCTATTCCTAACTCTAGGGACGagcaaaaacaaatgaaacctAAATCAGTTTATTATATGATCAATTTTACATTGTTGCCGTATGTCCGTGTTTTGATTACAGGGGGCGGCCAATCTCCAGAGCTCGATCAACGCCGAGGCGGGGCTGGGCACCGCGTCCCTGGCGGCCGTGTACGCAGGCCTCATCTTCTCCAATATATTTCTGCCCGTGCCTGTCATCAAGTAAGTGTGAAGAAGTGAGTCACCACAGCTCGATCAACGCCGAGGCGGGGCTGGGCACCGCGTCACGCGTAAAGAGCTTGTGGTTATTTTAACAACAAAAAGAACGACTGTGTCCAAGTATTGAACATTTTACAGGCGCTTTATAATGTAAATTGTGTCATTGAAATATTATTGCGAGACGTCCTTTTCTGACACTTTAAGAgtttttgtgatttctattaacatattatattatttatgatgTGTAGCACATTTAACGTTTTAATAATCTTTCAATTTCAGATGGATGGGGACGAAGTGGGCGATGTCTCTGTCCTTCATAACGTACATGCCATACATGGCGGCACAGCTGTGGCCGCGGTTCTACACCATGATACCCGCCGGCCTGATGGTGGGATTGGGCGGCGGGCCGCTGTGGTGCGCCAAGTGCACGTACATATCTGTGGTAAGCTAGCGATGTCCTTTATAATGCATATGTAGACTACACAACACAATACCCGCTGGACTGACGGTCGGGCTCGGTGGCAGGCCGCTGTGGTGCGCTAAATGCACGTACATTTCTGTGGTGAGCGAGCGACGTCCTTTATAATGTACATGTCGGTTCTACACCATGATACCCGCGGGACTGATTGTGGGATTGGGCGGCGGACCACTGTGGTGCGCTAAATGCACGTACATCTCTGTGGTAAGCTAGCAACGTCCTTTATAATGTACATGCCGGTTCTACACTAGGATACCCGCGGGACTGATGGTGGGATTGGGCGGCGGACCACTGTGGTGCGCTAAATGCACGTACATCTCTGTGGTAAGCGAGCGACGTCCTTTATAATGTACATGTCGGTTCTACACTATGATACCCGCAGGATTGATGATGGGATTGGGCAGGGGAGGGTTATATGTCAATTAAATAAGCCAGCGCTTAAATACGAGCATGACTCCAACGGAAATATATTTGCTCATTGAAAATCAATAGGAAACAAGCAACCAGTGCAGTTTTATACGTATAATATTTTTTCGCTTTGTAGTGACATCTACAAACGGAATTAATTTGcctaaattgatttaattagtaAGTACATCGTCTCGTTGTTATCATGTGTTAGATCACTATTAATGTGTACATATTTGACATTTCAATGAAGCTATTCAACTCAATTTATCATTATATCAAACACAAGCCACTGTTCTCGTTTTACTAATTAGATTATCCACGAATAGGCAATAGGCATCTTTATTTAcagaagttattttattttactaaatataaagtaacattttattgtacGCTTAACTCGTCCgcatctttcctgtagacatcgcaaagttaagaggttaggttaggttaagatTTTCAGTACTTGGTACTTAagactcaaataagaaaaaagTTATTGTATATGTACCCGGGTCGAtaactttttcaccacaccagctcggaaatgcttactttgcacttcaaaaaccgatagcaaagttgcattttattcacatgtgaggcaaagtaatcaaatgtaaattttgagctgttttcttatgtttgctggtagaattgacttttaaatgatgattttggatgataaatatttaataacattcatttggatttgattttgtttgatattttacatttaatatttgctttgggttggtgtggtgaaaaactttgtgtttcactcgggggcaaattttgtttaaccctcgtgctttgaaaccctcgcaacgctcaagattctatttttcgaaccactcgctacgctcgtggttcaattctggaatctttcgcttgctcgggtatcaatattagcacgagcggttaaacaacaacttgggcaaagttgtaaaacaaataactattgttgttttgtccacagaagtgacctcGTTCCAAAATGTGTTTGACCCATTAGTGTAATATTTCATTTCAGGTGTCAGAGGTGCACAGCAAAATATCCAACATTCCGGCCGAAGCGCTTCTCGTACGGTTTTTGGGGCTGTTCTTCATGATTTTCCAGATGAACCAAGTGTGGGGCAACCTCATATCGTCACTGGGTAAGTTatacttgtaaaaaaataactctCGTATTTGTATAAGTATCTATATCATCAGTTGGAAATTTTAACAGAAGCCTTATTCGCGGCGAGTTCGTCGAATCTAGACGCATCTTTAGACAACGTTTTCAATCGGTGATTATTGTAACGAACCCAGatcaatttatggtaaaaaaactTGTGTTCCTACCTTCGTAGTTCGTAGAGCTTGACCTTTTCCTTTGTTCCCAGTACTATCATCGTCTGACAACGCAGCAGCTGTGACAGCCGTGAACGAGACGATGATCCCGGTGCTGTGCGGAGCTAACTTCCTGCCGAGCGCTGATGCGGGAGAGGCGTTGCAAGCGCAGCCGCAAGCCAAGATACAGACCATCGCTGGTCAGTTTAAAGAagactaagggccacttgcaccatttactaACCTGGGAGTTAACCGATTAaacttggagttaccatggttaacagtacaatttgacactggattacctgtttaactggttaactacgggttagtgggatggtgcaagtggcggtaAGTgaagttgcaccatccgcacttgacagactgatcaacatcacccggcgccccggcgctttcctatgaaactttccatacaataaaattttgcgaactctttaacgatgacaaacagtttggtgcaaccgacccttattatttatttatttagcccAATGGTGTTTTGAGAGTAGAACATGAGATGAAAGATTTTCTGATACTTTAAGCAGTATGTATGCTAGTAGGCAAACGCTTCCTCCGACCTTCTCAAGACGTTCTATCCTGTGCTACTCTGTGCCAGAGTGCCATTCTATGGAACTCACTAGTAATTtcacattcagagacaattttacaCTTTAGGTTACCTATTCTAGCAACCTGGCGAATATCGTCGTCCCTCTCAGCCTCCCTCTAAAAAGTCTTATCAATGAATCAAGAGTTCTTAAGTTTAGTCAGTCAGATTGAATGCGTATTGTGAACGTGAAATGTTTTATATCCTTtgtttttgtaggtatttatcttGCGTGCATGGCCGGGGCGGCATTGATTGTGGCCGTCGGTGTGGATTCTATGAAGAGGTGAGTAAATTTGACTCATTTGAATTATACTTAAAATCCTGACTATTTTACGCCAGTCGAAATTAAACCTTGTGTCCATGTCATAAAGATTTTCCAAGCTTTTATAATGTTAAAAAGCTTTGTGTACGAGTCCTTAAATTTAATTGTCTCGTATTCGATGTAAGTAGGATTATCCAGGGCCCCATGCGAGATGTaaaactgtcagatttcgcgtccacttcaattcaacagttgaatgaaacgcatgttcatcaagtgcggataatatagaatagaatagaatagaatagaaataattttattcgtgagcacaaacacaaaatagaaacagatataacagagatataacaagagatgacaagagatataacagagaataaaaggataaagtgccacgaaatggtctcatctcagcatgttgctggcgacttccagcgccattaatcatcatcatttggtacaaccaataattcaacaaatatcaactttgttttattactactttaaggtttataatggtttggtttggttgtcacctaactgtggattgctaatgtcaaattttgacacaggattgttagattcaacgggagttcaacacgataTGTCAAAAGTCgcttgtcgaataaggcccctgttAATTGTACTGCAGGTCTTAGTACGTGCTATCTATTCTGCACTTGAGCATTTCTTTCGTATTGTAGttgaaataatttttaaaacgaACATAAAATTGTATCTTCAAATATTCTTACATCATCAGATACGACACGGGTCGCAGCGGTTCCGGCGAAGGCAAATCCGGCTTACAACTTCTGGCCGTCACGCTCCGTTTATTGGTGGAACCGAACCAGCTGCTCCTCATCATCATTAACATCTTCATAGGAATGCAGCAGGCGTTCTTCGGCGCTGATTTTACTGCGGTGAGTTACTTACAGTTGATTTTAAACCTTGCTTCATCGCAATAAGGGTTAGAGTCTGGTGAATGCAAACTCGGCCTAGAATACGGGcctatttagacgatgcgagaactcgcatgcgagtttcattacattgcgggttttgaacggtcggttaaattggacgtaaccaacagtccgcaatgtaactaaaatcgcatgcgagttcgcgcgccgtgtaAATCAGCCCTACTTCTATAACCTATTAATAATACTGTATAATTGACTTTTGCAGTCATTCGTGTCATGCGCCATCGGCACGGGCACGGTGGGGTTCGTCATGATGGTGTTTGGACTGTCGGATGCTATAGGCTGCGTCGTCACTGGATACTTGGCTAAGGTAAATCAATGCATTTTATTGAATGCCCCATAGATGTAGAGAGGACACAACTTGTTGCTGCTTATATTTGGGAGAAGCTCGCGGCAGAACTTGATGGGTGGAGGCCTGGAGGGGTACCAGACCCAACGATAGCGAAACCGGCGACAATGCATGGTTCAAAGATCAGGGTCGAGAGTGCGCATGAAGGCACAATACTCAAGAGGTTGGCGATGATATGATCCTCTATTTCAGTTATCACTCTTGTAAGTGCGTAAAGACGCTGCCTGAACTATCCACCAAGATGTACCATCCGCCGTAAAAGTGtatggcgactttatcaatgaattcattcataatttcttctCATGGGGTGTGTGTTTTATGTGTCTGTGTATAATACACAGATTTATCAATATGGTGAAATTAACCATTAGGTAGGTGGTGTGGCGAAATATAAAGAAAGATGACGCATTATCGTGTATCATAAGAATCTCTAACCGCGGAGATTCAGTAGGTATTCGTTATTTATCTGCTGAATATTTGAAGTGCCTAAGAATCCATGTTTTCAGATTTCAGGTCGCATCCCCCTGATTATCGCAGCGACCATTGTTCACACTGGACTGCTGGCGACGCTGCTGGCGTGGCAAGTGCAGGCGGGCTCTGGCTACGTCATGTACGCGATCGCCGTGCTGTGGGGCCTGGCCGACTCTGTGTGGATGGTGCAGATCAACGGTGAGCCAATACACAGGTTTTTTGATCACCGGTTGTCACCGCATCATATAAATTCACGCTGCACTCATGGAGAACAAGGCTTTATGCTTTACTAACGTACAACACGTTTATAGCTTAGTGTAAGTAATAGTCCGTAAGACTACTTACTATTTTGAACATCCACGTGTGTCCACAGTTCTTAATGCTGGTGATTACAGTCTTGTTATATGTAAGTAGTATATTCTGGTTACCACTTTAATTTTTTCAGACCATCTTATTAAATGATATAACAAAGACAACACACAgaaaaacaaacaacgaatCTCTCTCTTTCATTGGTGAAATTACCTgagattattattatattgtttccCCTCTCTCTCTTATTGTAAACCAAGCACGCATTTAGATTAAAATAAGGTATGCTCTTTTAGAAGACCGCGTAAAATAcaacttaataaattaaaataagattAATCTGTCCTATCCCAATGGCTCAAATATGGGTCGTAATTATAAGGTGTTGAGAGGTCGTGGGAACGGAGAGGTTCATGAATAATAATTAGACTCAACCTTTATATTTCCAGCGTACTACGGCATCCTCTTCCCCGGCCGCGAGGAAGCCGCCTTCTCCAACTTCCGCCTCTGGGAGTCCGTAGGCTACATCATCGCTTACATCATCTCCCCCTACCTCCGCACCAGCGCCAAGACTTGGCTGCTATTCGTCATGATGATAATCGGAGTAGCGGGCTATTTCACCGTGGAGTGTAAAGAGAGGAGGGTTCAGAAGAAACTGGTGGAAAAGGAGAAGGAATTAGGATTTGAAAAGGGTTGTGATAATATAGCTTTTCAGAGTATTGAGAGGTTTTGATTGATGCTAAGTAGTGTAAAAACTCGAGCACTTGAAATTATCATCTTTAAGATTCGCGTAAGTTTTAAAGACCTCTGAACCTAATTGAGTCGACACTCTAAATATCGTATGTTTTTGAGTTTAGTGATTGCGTTCAAAAGGAAACAAAATGTTTACAAGCTTTTTTAATATCCATTGTCTCTCCATACAATTGATGGTAAAGTATTTGACGCAAAAGAGACTCGAATCTCTTAGAGTCAGGCGGCAAGactcttaaaaaaaatttacacgAAACTGGAGTTTGGAAAATTTGGAAGAATAATTCGTAATCCTGCgtcaaatttgtttttaaacGAAAGACTTCTAGatcaggggtctccaaactatTTTACCTGAGGGCTACGGCCAGGCTTCGTTTTCGCGGGCCGGATTGTATGGCCGGATTGGCTGGCTCTGAAGCAAGGGCTTGCGGGACCGACCCGGACCGCGGGCCTAAGTTTGGAAACTCTTGTCCTATAATTTAGAGCTTAGATGCTTGAGAGTTGAGTGATATATTGTAAATAGGAatatgttaattaaataattagtcGATGTTAGTTATGTTATGCGTAATACACGTATTGCGGGTAATACAGTAttttaaagtaattaattatgtGTTATTGAATTTGTTACTATTGTTTCAATTGTTTGTTAAGAAAGGTCAGTTCGGACAAGGGCCTGATTGTCCAACTACAACCAACATATAAATTTTCCTATTTTTTATAAGGTGCTGTCAACTTGACTAACTCTTCAGCTTCAGACCACCTGAATTATTGTCATAGTTATGTAAAATGTAAGTATATATGCACATAAAGATTCAAATTGTTATtttacttaatacctacaatATCTTCAATTCAATATCTGTTATTTTTagagtacctatattaatatattttaattatttttttaatagctttTTAAAGTTGgagttgaaaatttgaaaacttttAAGTGTTCTATTAAGTTTACCAGTGATACACCTACGAATTACATTATAACTACTACTTAAGGTATATGATACTAGAATTGTGATATAAATATAAGAGATTTAAGTTAATAAATATCagtgttttcttttttaatccCTTTACGatatcagtaggtatataggtTCTACCCTATAGTGCAATACATATGTATAGTCACTTACACAGTCCAGTGCCTGCATTTAAGAGAAGGCAATTATTACGATGTGTCTATACTGTACGTGTTATTTCTATGTataagcaggcgtgtctcactccgcgatttcgtcgctttgctacaggtagctaaaagtacataaaaGTACAaagttcggccccaattttggggaaagccataagccgcgtgtggcgctgtcgccacctagcggccatatctgtgctgatcgtaacagacgcgttttgttagagagtgagtcttctgtacttagtactattatttattctgtggtataaggAAAAAACTACGATGGCAAAGTATACTTTTTCCGGTAGACTGGTTCTCCGCAGCCGCAGAATTTAATATGGTAATTAATACCATGAATTAGTCGCAAAAAGAAAATGATTTTGATACGTCGGAAATTTTCCAGAGTTTTGCTGGTTAAGAAAGGTACAAAGAACAAAGAAACTGGATTTGAAAGTTTGTGTGTTTTTAaggaataaatatattttcttttattccAAGTGCCTAATGTCGGGACGCATATGGTATGGTGTAACGAGTCATTCTGATGATAGACATAAGAACACAGCGAATAATACTAAGAATAGTATGCATTGTAGAGCGAACTTCAAAATTTTATGATTAGCACTTGACTATCTATTAAAAGGACcatgcgcgttggagggtctgccatcttgtgactTAAATAGAAAACTGTAACTTGTGATCGACTCTTTATGCCAATAGCAAGGTGCTGCCCTTTACAGCTTCTTTGCGGCGCTATCTATTTCAGCTGTCTCAGCCGCTTCAGCGATCTATTCTTAATGTGTAGATTAGGCACGTCTATTACGTCTTTTGTCTACGCATAAGAATAAGAAGTATGTAGTCTGGATCTGATAATCAACACTTATATTTCTGTTGTAGTGTAGCGTATATTACCCGACTCTGAAACCACTGGAGACATGTCCTTAAAGCCTTTCCTAATAATTACGTCATCCAAATTGCTGCTGGATCCATACGAAACATGGTAATTACAGTAATTATGTTATAGTTACTTAAAAGCGAAAatgattattaaatattttataaattagtaATATTTATAAGGGGATCCCCCGTGGATTGATATAATTTTCCTTAGATACATTTTGTATGATAAaattatgataatgataataggAATTTAATGGTTTATGTCGTTTGAAATTCCTGTTTTTGATCATGTTAATAACCTACAACCTACACCTATATACCTTGTTATACGGTAAATGACGTACCTATAACGCCTTCATCATAGCGTTATGCCATTCTTTAGGAGCATTaggagcctagggtccgctttTGGCAACCTAATATCAAAGTTTGGTGCAGGCTCTAGTTTtaatgaaagcgactgccatatcTTTCGACCCGAAGGGGAAACAAGGCCTAATCCCAATGATTAGTCCGGTATCCTAACTCACAATGTTTTTTTCATCGAATAATAACAAAACTAGGTCCCTAAATACCTATAATGAAAATCATTTCTcgttggtacagtcagcagcaatagttgctaagcgggcgagacgggacgcgactttattgttaagagcgcgtcaaggtaattttgaacacctcgcccgcttagtaacttctgctgctgactgtacgagccAGGTTTTGATTTGAATCTAAGAACTACGCCTTGGACGCCGCAGACCGCTATAGGCCATTAATgatctaaatgataatgacgtacataataaatatggaagtgcAAGtcgcggaaagtttccaaaaaatGCATATTCTCGTAATTTatcgcaataaataaataaagtttcaatTTTAGAACTGGAGCCTTTCATTCCCCATACAAAAACCTGAGAAGTTTTCCCAAATTCTCCTATGTGGAAGATGTCGCAAGTTTGAGAACTTCGTTGGCATGTCATTTCCTATAAATTTTAATGTACTCCTCTAAGTAATCGCATTTATAAATACCACATAAATACAGTATCAATTtgacatattttaataaaaaatcatcAGACAAAATagtaaatgtttaaaaaaaaaacaaaatataatgattTAGCTGTACAGCCTAAATAGCAGTCACTATTATCAACACCATTCACCCGGTCGATCACAAATCACAACGCAGCATACGCACAATCCTACATTGGCGGCCTGCGCGAACGCAGGGCTAGACCAATCTCATAGATCGGTCATACTAATCGGTCAACCAAGCGTGCCAATATAAAATAGCaatttttataaacaataattctggcatttttatacaatttataagtTTAATTGTGAACATGtgcattaattaaaaaaaacagttttcagTATTGGAACCCTTTAATAGTTATCATTTAGTGAACGTGAAAAAGAGTGTGGGATTGCAAATTAAGCGAAAATACCTGTTTGTTTTATTGGTTTGGTAAGTGACATTcaaaaattatgtaaataagaaaagtatacaaaataatataggtacagccGGCGTCCAAAATGTTTGTACTTATACTtgactttatttaatttgattacgTAAATATAATGTATCTACACATACCTGTGTTTTGGATTTAAAAACTAAAAGGTAAAGTGTCTACCAACAGGCCTCCAGCCTCCAGTGGGAAAAATACAACATCGTATGTAAACAACATCGACGAGGAGCCTATTCTGTACATTCATTATAATCCTATTCATTTTTGTGCTCTGTCTATCAATATTATCTAGTCATAAACACAATTGCCCTATTGTTAAAGTCATAGAAAAGGCTATATTTGTCAGTTGATCACAGAATAATCGTATGTCAGCTATTGAATCGGACACGTGTGTCAGTGTAGGTACAGTTACGGCTATAATCAATCGGGAAGAGTCAGTTGTAGAATTACCTGACCTCTCACGGTGGGCAGATTTTTTTACAGCTGACTGTATATATAAGTACCGACAGACAATTAGGGTTGGGTCACATTTTTCGAGTAGGTAATGTAAGGTATGTTTGGATTTCTTTCTTTGACACGACTTACAACTTACAACCCAAAAGGTTTGACGGATATTGAATGTGCAGAGTCGTTAGATTTGTCGtagttaataaaataatctacagggtgtaatctaaaacgtgaaacaagataatcaaacctgaatcttttcatgattttgaacaacttttactaggggtcaactttgtaaattcacaataaaaaaaatctttgccatacatttttgtctacctctccttgaccatttctatggaacagctcaattttttttaatattacaaaattgaccccatagtaacagttgttcaaaatcatgaaaagattcaggtttgattatcttgtatcacgttttagattacaccctgtcaTGAACAGTTATAAAAACGATATAAGCTTTAGCACTCCTGCATCCTGCATATAAATTTGTAcctaatcatagagaaaaaaatacatagagtgctcactccatacatcagttttagtaccaaaaagactattagcatctagcatcgagtagcggaactatcagtactgctacttgacaatagatgtagcactactgatagttccgctactcgatgctagatgtagacactgaaattaatagtctgaactgatgtatggagtgagcactcttgtcttactatatttctctatgacctaatgtacctatgcaGAGGTGCTAAGCTTGGTtaattgtacctacatttttaaggTTACATTAGACTATCGTGAAATTGGCTATTAGCTAAGCGAAgttgtcataaatatctgaacacgatcTGTTGTCAAGGTTTAAGGCGTGCATCGGCATAGGAAGATATACGAGGGGTGATCCAAAAGTAATGATAACTGAATACTTATTGAATcggattaaaataaataggtatgccGTTACTGGCCATAAAGACTccttagtaaattaaaaaattaaaaattaaaaaatatgtatctgtcaGAGAGTTGCAGCTGTTTTTTCACGAGCAGTCGGAACAATAACGCAAA comes from the Cydia amplana chromosome 12, ilCydAmpl1.1, whole genome shotgun sequence genome and includes:
- the LOC134653087 gene encoding UNC93-like protein; translation: MCEMKKSSMEKVETGDKEVSPKSGETWRIVKNVVIISVAFMLHFTAYSGAANLQSSINAEAGLGTASLAAVYAGLIFSNIFLPVPVIKWMGTKWAMSLSFITYMPYMAAQLWPRFYTMIPAGLMVGLGGGPLWCAKCTYISVVSEVHSKISNIPAEALLVRFLGLFFMIFQMNQVWGNLISSLVLSSSDNAAAVTAVNETMIPVLCGANFLPSADAGEALQAQPQAKIQTIAGIYLACMAGAALIVAVGVDSMKRYDTGRSGSGEGKSGLQLLAVTLRLLVEPNQLLLIIINIFIGMQQAFFGADFTASFVSCAIGTGTVGFVMMVFGLSDAIGCVVTGYLAKISGRIPLIIAATIVHTGLLATLLAWQVQAGSGYVMYAIAVLWGLADSVWMVQINAYYGILFPGREEAAFSNFRLWESVGYIIAYIISPYLRTSAKTWLLFVMMIIGVAGYFTVECKERRVQKKLVEKEKELGFEKGCDNIAFQSIERF